One genomic region from Burkholderia latens encodes:
- a CDS encoding PLP-dependent aminotransferase family protein, with amino-acid sequence MNPSDLHPPHWQLSERARKLTSSAIREILKVTERPEVISFAGGLPAPATFPAERMRAAADRVLRDAPAAALQYSATEGYLPLREWIAERYRVRVSQVLITTGSQQALDLLGKALIDPTSPILVETPTYLGALQSFSLYEPRYVQVPTDEQGLLPEGLTPELTQGARLLYAQPNFQNPTGRRLPVERRRALAAFAQSSPFPVLEDDPYGALNYQGEPLPTMLSMAPDHVVHLGTFSKVLAPGLRIGYIIAPEELHFKLVQAKQATDLHTPTLTQRIAHEVIKDGFLDEHIPTIRQLYGAQCDAMLASLARHMPEGVTWNRPEGGMFIWVKLPAQIDSMKLLEAAVANHVAFVPGAPFFANDPQQNTLRLSFVTVPPEKIEEGVARLGKLLRERL; translated from the coding sequence ATGAATCCGAGCGACCTGCATCCGCCGCACTGGCAGCTTTCCGAACGCGCCCGCAAGCTGACGAGCTCTGCGATCCGCGAGATCCTGAAGGTCACGGAACGCCCCGAGGTCATCTCGTTCGCAGGCGGCCTGCCCGCACCGGCGACCTTCCCGGCCGAACGCATGCGCGCCGCTGCCGACCGCGTGCTGCGCGATGCGCCCGCCGCCGCCCTTCAGTACAGCGCGACCGAAGGCTACCTGCCGCTGCGCGAATGGATCGCCGAGCGCTACCGCGTGCGCGTGTCGCAGGTGCTGATTACGACCGGCTCGCAGCAGGCGCTCGACCTGCTCGGCAAGGCGCTGATCGATCCGACGAGCCCGATCCTCGTCGAAACGCCGACCTATCTCGGCGCGCTGCAATCGTTCTCGCTGTACGAGCCGCGCTACGTGCAGGTGCCGACCGACGAACAGGGCCTGCTGCCCGAAGGGCTCACGCCCGAGCTCACGCAAGGCGCGCGGCTGCTGTACGCACAGCCGAACTTCCAGAACCCGACCGGCCGCCGCCTCCCCGTCGAGCGCCGCCGCGCGCTCGCCGCGTTCGCGCAGTCGAGCCCGTTCCCGGTGCTGGAAGACGATCCGTACGGCGCGCTGAACTACCAGGGCGAGCCGCTGCCCACGATGCTGTCGATGGCGCCCGACCACGTCGTGCACCTCGGCACGTTCTCGAAGGTGCTCGCGCCGGGCCTGCGGATCGGCTACATCATCGCGCCCGAGGAACTGCACTTCAAGCTGGTGCAGGCCAAGCAGGCTACCGACCTGCACACGCCGACGCTCACGCAGCGTATCGCGCACGAGGTGATCAAGGACGGTTTCCTCGACGAACACATTCCGACGATCCGCCAGCTGTACGGCGCGCAATGCGACGCGATGCTCGCGTCGCTCGCGCGCCACATGCCGGAAGGCGTCACGTGGAATCGTCCTGAGGGCGGCATGTTCATCTGGGTGAAGCTGCCCGCGCAGATCGACAGCATGAAGCTGCTCGAAGCCGCGGTCGCGAATCATGTCGCCTTCGTGCCGGGCGCGCCGTTCTTCGCAAACGACCCGCAACAGAACACGCTGCGCCTGTCGTTCGTGACGGTGCCGCCGGAGAAGATCGAGGAAGGCGTCGCGCGCCTCGGCAAGCTGCTGCGCGAACGTCTGTGA
- a CDS encoding DMT family transporter, which yields MNSRETPGMLLGLIGVMIFSLTLPMTRIVVSELNPLLNGLGRALAAAVPAGLLLWWRRERLPTRAQLKSLAVVSAGVIVAYPVFSAWAMKTVPASHGAVVNGLQPLFVALYAAWLSHERPSRAFWASALAGSALVIAFALRDGGGTVQAGDALMLVAVGIGALGYAEGARLARQIGGWQVICWALVVSAPFLVLPVGWLAWMQHAAHPAPLALRTWLAFGYVTLFSQFIGFFAWYAGLAMGGTARVGQVQLLQIFFTIAFSALLFGETVTPSTWLFAAAVIATVMLGRRSAVAAGPHPARAG from the coding sequence ATGAACTCGCGCGAAACCCCGGGCATGCTGCTCGGTCTCATCGGCGTGATGATTTTCAGCCTGACGCTGCCGATGACGCGCATCGTCGTCTCCGAACTCAATCCGCTGCTCAACGGCCTCGGCCGTGCGCTCGCCGCGGCCGTGCCGGCCGGCCTGCTGCTGTGGTGGCGCCGTGAACGCCTGCCCACCCGCGCGCAGCTGAAAAGTCTCGCGGTCGTGTCGGCGGGCGTGATCGTCGCGTACCCGGTGTTTTCGGCGTGGGCGATGAAGACGGTGCCGGCGTCGCACGGTGCGGTCGTCAACGGGCTGCAGCCGCTGTTCGTCGCGCTGTACGCGGCGTGGCTGTCGCACGAGCGGCCGTCGAGAGCATTCTGGGCGAGCGCGCTCGCGGGCAGCGCGCTCGTGATCGCGTTCGCGCTGCGCGACGGCGGCGGCACCGTGCAGGCGGGCGACGCGCTGATGCTCGTCGCGGTCGGCATCGGCGCACTCGGCTATGCGGAAGGTGCGCGCCTCGCACGCCAGATCGGGGGCTGGCAGGTGATCTGCTGGGCGCTCGTCGTGTCGGCGCCGTTTCTCGTGCTGCCGGTCGGCTGGCTCGCATGGATGCAGCACGCCGCGCATCCTGCGCCGCTCGCGCTGCGCACGTGGCTCGCGTTCGGCTACGTGACCCTTTTTTCGCAATTCATCGGCTTTTTCGCGTGGTATGCGGGGCTCGCGATGGGCGGCACCGCACGCGTCGGCCAGGTGCAATTGCTGCAGATCTTCTTCACGATCGCGTTTTCGGCGCTGCTGTTCGGCGAGACGGTCACGCCGTCCACATGGCTGTTCGCGGCTGCCGTGATCGCGACCGTGATGCTGGGCCGACGCTCGGCGGTGGCCGCCGGCCCGCATCCCGCTCGCGCCGGCTGA
- a CDS encoding VOC family protein: MPSRFLTLDHLVIAARTLDEGVRHVADALGIEPAGGGSHPLMRTHNALFGAWGGLYLEVIAVDPDAPAANDDAPAPRARLFGLDDPAIHARLADGPFLAHWVARVDRPRQLARWQRQYPARIAPVVAMRRGDLSWGLTVPDDGAFPAWQGAGDGLLPSLIQWDSARHPADSLPDNGVALKSFKGSHPRADVIREQLDWLGAGHLLDVETGDAAPALVAEFDTPQGARTLR; this comes from the coding sequence ATGCCATCCCGCTTCCTGACCCTCGACCATCTCGTGATCGCAGCCCGCACGCTCGACGAAGGCGTGCGCCATGTCGCCGACGCGCTCGGCATCGAACCGGCCGGCGGCGGCAGTCATCCGTTGATGCGCACGCACAACGCGCTGTTCGGCGCGTGGGGCGGGCTATACCTCGAAGTGATTGCGGTCGATCCCGACGCACCGGCCGCGAACGATGACGCGCCCGCGCCCCGCGCGCGGCTGTTCGGCCTCGACGACCCGGCAATTCACGCGCGGCTCGCCGACGGGCCGTTCCTCGCGCACTGGGTCGCCCGCGTCGACCGCCCGCGCCAGCTCGCGCGGTGGCAGCGCCAGTACCCGGCCCGCATCGCGCCGGTCGTCGCGATGCGGCGCGGCGATCTGAGCTGGGGGCTGACCGTGCCCGACGACGGCGCGTTTCCCGCGTGGCAAGGCGCCGGCGACGGCCTCTTGCCGTCGCTGATCCAGTGGGACAGCGCACGCCATCCGGCCGATTCGCTGCCGGACAACGGCGTCGCGCTAAAGTCGTTCAAGGGCAGCCATCCGCGCGCAGACGTGATCCGCGAGCAGCTCGACTGGCTCGGCGCCGGCCATCTGCTCGACGTCGAGACCGGCGACGCCGCACCGGCGCTCGTCGCCGAATTCGACACGCCGCAAGGCGCGCGTACGCTGCGCTGA
- a CDS encoding PLP-dependent aminotransferase family protein, translating to MSTVPLAQIPVPHDTATLTLVDQLVQWARRRIDERVFRPGMRMPSIRKLALDKSVSRFTVVEAYERLVAQGYLDSRRGSGFYVRERTAAGPQPADGAARVAEAAPVHNTIDVVWLLRNMLHTVSPEKGPGLGYLPGRWLDGELITGALRALGRQAGAQMLGFGTAQGFLPLRQQLQTRLAEVEIGAKPEQLVLVSGITQAIDLISRIYVRPGDAVIVGDPAWFQMFGRFAAQGAQLVGMPYTPDGPDLDALETLVQMWRPKMLVINSVLQNPTGTSLSAAQAFRILKLAEAYDFLVVEDDVYGDLCPPSYPATRLASLDQLKRVIYLGSYSKTLAANLRVGYVACAPEIAKAITDQKMLVGMTTPELNERVLYKILTEGHYRRHVERLRARLDGVRDKTARMLERTGLRLFTMPAAGMFLWADTGVDSDALAAAAHEEGFLLTPGSLFSPQQSPSTWTRFNVANCGDPALAPFLARYIESAARRAS from the coding sequence ATGTCCACCGTTCCTCTCGCGCAGATCCCCGTGCCGCACGATACGGCCACGCTCACGCTCGTCGACCAGCTCGTTCAGTGGGCGCGGCGCCGGATCGACGAACGCGTGTTCCGCCCCGGCATGCGGATGCCGTCGATCCGCAAGCTCGCCCTCGACAAGAGCGTGTCGCGCTTCACCGTCGTCGAGGCGTACGAGCGGCTCGTCGCGCAGGGGTATCTCGATTCGCGGCGCGGCTCGGGCTTCTACGTGCGCGAGCGCACGGCCGCGGGCCCGCAGCCGGCCGACGGCGCGGCACGCGTGGCCGAGGCCGCGCCGGTGCACAACACGATCGACGTCGTGTGGCTGCTGCGCAACATGCTGCACACCGTCAGCCCCGAAAAAGGGCCGGGTCTCGGCTACCTGCCGGGCCGCTGGCTCGACGGCGAACTGATCACCGGCGCGCTGCGGGCGCTCGGGCGCCAGGCGGGCGCGCAGATGCTCGGTTTCGGCACCGCGCAGGGCTTCCTGCCGCTGCGTCAGCAACTGCAGACGCGGCTCGCGGAAGTCGAGATCGGCGCAAAGCCGGAGCAGCTCGTGCTGGTGTCGGGAATCACGCAGGCGATCGACCTGATCTCGCGGATCTACGTGCGGCCGGGCGACGCGGTGATCGTCGGCGATCCCGCGTGGTTCCAGATGTTCGGCCGCTTCGCCGCGCAGGGCGCGCAGCTCGTCGGCATGCCTTATACGCCGGACGGCCCCGATCTCGACGCGCTGGAAACACTCGTGCAGATGTGGCGGCCGAAGATGCTGGTGATCAATTCCGTGCTGCAGAACCCGACCGGCACGTCGCTGTCGGCCGCGCAGGCGTTCCGGATCCTGAAGCTCGCGGAGGCGTACGACTTCCTCGTCGTCGAGGACGACGTGTACGGCGACCTGTGCCCGCCGAGCTATCCGGCCACACGCCTCGCAAGCCTCGACCAGTTGAAGCGCGTGATCTACCTCGGCAGCTATTCGAAGACGCTCGCGGCGAACCTGCGGGTCGGCTATGTCGCGTGCGCGCCGGAGATCGCGAAGGCGATCACCGACCAGAAGATGCTGGTCGGAATGACCACGCCGGAGCTCAACGAGCGCGTGCTTTACAAGATCCTGACCGAAGGGCACTACCGGCGCCACGTCGAGCGGCTGCGTGCGCGGCTCGACGGCGTGCGCGACAAGACCGCGCGGATGCTCGAGCGCACCGGGCTGCGGCTTTTCACGATGCCGGCGGCCGGGATGTTCCTGTGGGCCGACACCGGCGTCGATTCGGACGCGCTCGCGGCCGCCGCGCACGAGGAGGGATTCTTGCTCACGCCGGGGAGCCTGTTTTCGCCGCAGCAGTCGCCGTCGACGTGGACGCGCTTCAACGTCGCGAACTGCGGCGATCCGGCGCTGGCGCCATTTCTCGCGCGCTATATCGAGTCGGCGGCGCGGCGCGCGTCGTGA